A stretch of the bacterium genome encodes the following:
- a CDS encoding glycosidase: MQLKRFADNPILSPSKKWWEFKAVFNPGVALYNDKITLLYRAIGGDGLSRFGLATSQDGISFERAAEPVFEGGIDSPYERLGVEDPRIVKIENTYYITYNAASVYPASEFKKVSLAPSLYHPAPWRFRPSLITTKDFRDFEHQGILLSEDSKDATLFPEKIAGKFALLHRVYPNIYLSFSEDLKNWSEKKVLLTPHKASWDSERVGAGSQPIKTEKGWVIFYHGVSEKHQYRMGLLVLDLADPGKIIFRSSEPILLPEESYERSGLTAEVVFTCGALEVGEEFFVYYGAADKCIGLATITKKQLLSF, encoded by the coding sequence ATGCAGCTGAAGCGTTTTGCTGACAACCCAATCCTTTCCCCAAGCAAAAAATGGTGGGAGTTCAAGGCCGTTTTCAATCCAGGGGTGGCCCTCTATAATGACAAAATTACCTTGCTTTACCGGGCAATCGGGGGAGATGGTTTGTCGCGTTTTGGTTTAGCAACTAGCCAGGACGGCATTAGTTTCGAAAGGGCCGCTGAGCCAGTTTTTGAGGGTGGTATCGACAGCCCTTACGAAAGATTGGGGGTGGAAGATCCAAGGATAGTTAAAATCGAGAACACCTACTACATTACTTACAACGCTGCCTCAGTTTATCCAGCTTCTGAATTCAAAAAAGTAAGTCTTGCCCCTTCTCTTTACCATCCAGCTCCTTGGCGATTTCGACCAAGTTTAATTACCACCAAAGACTTTCGAGATTTTGAGCATCAGGGGATCCTGCTTTCTGAAGACAGCAAGGACGCAACTCTTTTTCCAGAAAAAATTGCGGGTAAATTCGCCCTTTTACATCGGGTTTATCCTAATATCTACCTTTCTTTTTCAGAGGATCTGAAAAATTGGAGTGAGAAGAAAGTTTTGCTTACTCCACACAAAGCCTCTTGGGACAGCGAAAGAGTTGGCGCTGGTTCTCAACCGATCAAAACAGAGAAGGGTTGGGTCATTTTTTATCATGGTGTTTCAGAAAAACACCAGTATCGGATGGGTTTACTTGTTCTTGATCTTGCCGATCCGGGCAAGATAATCTTTCGTTCTTCAGAACCAATTCTTCTTCCAGAAGAGAGCTACGAAAGATCTGGTTTGACAGCCGAGGTAGTTTTTACTTGTGGGGCCCTTGAAGTTGGGGAGGAGTTTTTTGTTTACTACGGGGCAGCGGACAAATGTATTGGTTTAGCAACCATAACGAAAAAGCAGCTCCTCAGCTTTTAA
- a CDS encoding ATP-binding protein, which translates to MRLAAFQIKNFKSIVDTGFCELPEKDNITILAGQNEAGKSAIIESLDFFRNGPQPDFERLLRRQGQDPEVTCTFLLEDWDIENIFNETENQKLRSFLTKNPKITFVRRNVGDIEFESKDSEQLASFFVVDDNPAPETEGQEVANKASITTLEGLLKDLVIEMRKFVFYDSFRDLLPGEVPVADISNHQAVMDFQAVFKANFSDIAGKDARAVNREESRLEKEASDDLNTYWSQQLEENGRYNFKVKILPHETSPKIQFLIDRNDGDPLYMEQKSQGFQWFSAFNLRLRALGVEESSIKNLVILIDEPGQGLHERAQKDVKKVLNEIASKGAQIIYTTHNPNLIGVVGKEFARIRLVTNEKDFCTKVETVAQFSGRKHKGGMDALSPIVTAMGLSASHSLLDPNLRLNVLVEGISDHYYLSAFQKLLDKDDKLCFIPACGVNNIANVASVLLGWGYPFKAVFDDDRDSGRKAYNQLKKEFFEDNDTVAGESIKKIKDCMGIEDIFDPKDFYKFILKESYPTKVSKSNSELVKGKKELVSRVFLEDVETDSSKITLSKSTRTKVEEIFSWLYSKFDLKD; encoded by the coding sequence ATGAGATTAGCAGCATTTCAAATTAAAAATTTTAAATCTATAGTTGATACTGGATTCTGCGAGCTACCTGAGAAAGATAACATCACTATTCTGGCAGGACAAAACGAGGCTGGTAAAAGTGCAATTATAGAATCCCTGGACTTTTTTCGAAACGGCCCGCAACCAGACTTTGAACGTCTTTTAAGAAGGCAAGGGCAGGATCCAGAAGTAACTTGCACCTTTCTGCTGGAAGATTGGGATATAGAAAATATTTTCAACGAAACAGAGAATCAGAAGTTAAGATCATTTCTGACCAAGAATCCAAAAATAACATTTGTTAGAAGAAACGTGGGTGACATTGAATTTGAAAGTAAGGATTCTGAGCAATTAGCTAGTTTTTTCGTAGTTGATGATAATCCAGCACCAGAGACTGAAGGGCAAGAGGTAGCAAACAAAGCGAGTATAACTACCTTGGAAGGTCTTTTAAAAGATTTGGTAATTGAAATGAGAAAATTCGTCTTTTATGATTCCTTTAGGGATCTTCTTCCTGGAGAAGTACCTGTCGCTGATATTAGCAATCACCAGGCTGTAATGGACTTTCAAGCAGTTTTTAAAGCAAATTTCTCCGATATAGCTGGAAAGGATGCAAGAGCAGTCAACAGAGAAGAAAGTAGGTTGGAAAAAGAAGCTAGTGATGATCTAAACACTTATTGGTCGCAACAGCTTGAGGAAAATGGACGTTACAACTTTAAGGTAAAAATACTTCCGCACGAAACATCACCAAAAATTCAGTTCTTAATTGACCGAAATGATGGCGACCCTCTTTATATGGAGCAAAAAAGCCAGGGTTTTCAATGGTTTAGTGCGTTTAATTTAAGGTTAAGAGCTTTAGGGGTCGAGGAATCCTCAATAAAAAATCTGGTGATACTTATTGATGAGCCTGGTCAAGGTTTGCATGAAAGGGCCCAAAAAGATGTTAAGAAAGTTTTGAACGAAATAGCTTCCAAAGGTGCACAAATTATCTACACGACACACAACCCAAATCTTATCGGGGTAGTTGGCAAGGAGTTTGCTAGAATACGCTTGGTAACTAATGAAAAAGATTTTTGTACAAAGGTTGAAACTGTCGCCCAATTTAGTGGGAGAAAGCATAAAGGTGGAATGGATGCCCTCTCGCCTATTGTGACAGCGATGGGACTCAGTGCCTCTCACTCTTTGTTAGATCCGAATCTTAGACTTAACGTTCTGGTTGAAGGTATAAGCGACCATTATTATCTTTCAGCTTTTCAGAAGCTTTTAGACAAAGACGACAAACTTTGCTTCATTCCCGCTTGCGGAGTTAATAATATTGCCAATGTAGCGAGTGTTTTATTAGGCTGGGGTTATCCTTTTAAAGCTGTTTTTGACGATGATAGAGACTCGGGTAGAAAAGCTTACAATCAGCTTAAAAAGGAGTTTTTCGAGGACAACGATACCGTTGCTGGAGAAAGTATCAAGAAAATAAAGGATTGTATGGGAATTGAAGATATTTTTGATCCCAAGGATTTTTATAAATTTATTCTAAAGGAAAGCTACCCAACTAAAGTTAGTAAATCCAACTCAGAGTTGGTAAAAGGCAAGAAAGAGCTTGTTTCAAGGGTTTTTCTTGAGGATGTTGAGACCGATTCGAGTAAAATAACTTTGTCTAAAAGTACTCGGACAAAGGTGGAAGAGATTTTTAGCTGGCTTTATTCTAAATTTGATCTAAAAGACTAA
- a CDS encoding M15 family metallopeptidase — protein sequence MSFFQRFQRQFYLAFSLFLLVLVATSLFATYQSFLQSSERQLLLQGGSKVVPLGVEEQLIRNATFSAVAKVNEKVVTGKALAASAAVTSFVTQKGNELLVLVNKSISLPSTYVPGDLVLLNPSLQTSGKARLRNQAAKQLAKMFAAAKTAEHSLVVTSAFRSYSEQVSTFNYWVAYAGLEAAKSFSARAGHSQHQLGTAADISAASVGYKLTQSFGSTTEGKWLAKNAYLFGFVLSYPKGKEKITGYSYEPWHFRYIGLSSAKKMRDLGLDLETFLKSYGVW from the coding sequence ATGAGTTTTTTCCAGCGCTTTCAACGCCAATTTTATCTTGCTTTTTCACTATTCTTGCTAGTTTTAGTTGCAACGAGTCTTTTTGCCACTTACCAAAGCTTCCTGCAGAGTTCAGAAAGGCAGCTTTTGCTTCAAGGGGGAAGCAAAGTAGTTCCTTTGGGTGTAGAGGAACAACTGATCCGCAACGCTACTTTCAGTGCAGTTGCCAAAGTGAATGAAAAAGTTGTGACCGGAAAGGCCCTAGCCGCCTCAGCTGCAGTGACTAGTTTTGTGACGCAAAAGGGAAATGAGCTGCTCGTTTTGGTCAACAAAAGTATTAGTTTGCCGAGTACCTATGTTCCTGGGGATTTAGTTTTGTTAAACCCAAGTCTACAAACTAGTGGCAAAGCCCGACTGCGGAACCAGGCCGCAAAGCAGCTGGCTAAAATGTTTGCCGCAGCGAAAACAGCCGAGCACAGTCTAGTGGTTACCTCAGCTTTTCGCAGTTACTCTGAGCAAGTCTCGACTTTCAACTATTGGGTCGCCTACGCTGGTTTGGAGGCGGCCAAATCTTTTTCGGCCCGGGCCGGACACTCGCAGCATCAATTGGGAACCGCAGCTGATATCTCTGCAGCTAGTGTTGGTTATAAACTGACTCAAAGTTTCGGTTCAACGACTGAGGGGAAGTGGCTCGCCAAAAACGCCTATCTTTTTGGTTTCGTTTTGAGTTACCCAAAGGGTAAGGAGAAGATTACCGGTTATTCCTACGAGCCTTGGCACTTCCGCTATATTGGGCTCAGTAGCGCAAAAAAAATGCGTGATTTGGGGCTTGACCTGGAGACTTTTCTGAAAAGCTATGGAGTTTGGTAG
- a CDS encoding DUF2817 domain-containing protein, translating to MYQKLLVYVASKKQRFLVFSFLSFSTLGFLLIFELFYLIPPQVLASAEKADKAIDGKITFSFLGSIDEENFEIEITPKTLFKSKWLHGLNPIQKQLVIVPDNLLKANTLYSVSLKIRWLGLKRNFSQSFRTGSLPKVESAYPGKNSKEVSSKAVLRFSMDKKITKGDFILLTKPEFDFEKAWVGKTLVVSPKTKLQQGTTYHTSLFLKTSPGSLELISFQDFTTLPSLEITSTDPKNNSKIVPKQSNLSFAFNKSLALKDFERLWKISPPTSGQFSLKNSKTVVFNPQANLKTNTNYSITLNEDLKADDGAYLDSDFNFKFHTAGPAKAIGFSPTGSGVSRGSSISVTFDQEVDHSSAQNHFSLSPATSGSFSWYKNTLSFHPSTNLKLFSSYKVVITKGIKSVGGENSTQSFSSSFTTTGERTKTIGYSVQGRAINATFFGFGSKKILLIGSMHGTEDNTGTMLSLWTNYLRYHQNQIPSDRTFIVVPFANPDGVSANSRFNARGVDLNRNWNADWQAQTYWKDKSYPHGGGSAPFSEPESRALRDLILSEDPVRTISYHSAASVVVGDGISSSFRNWYSSKTGYGTGSGGVETFGYAITGTMEQWNQNRGNITIVVEFATVTSSEYSTNFPALQALLTYPL from the coding sequence ATGTACCAAAAATTGCTTGTTTACGTTGCCAGCAAAAAACAGCGCTTCCTGGTTTTTTCTTTTTTAAGCTTTTCCACTCTCGGTTTTTTACTAATCTTTGAGTTGTTTTACTTGATTCCTCCCCAAGTTCTGGCCTCAGCTGAGAAAGCCGACAAAGCAATTGATGGGAAAATTACCTTTTCTTTCCTCGGCTCTATTGATGAAGAAAATTTCGAGATTGAGATCACCCCGAAAACTCTCTTCAAAAGCAAATGGCTGCACGGTTTGAATCCGATCCAAAAACAACTGGTCATTGTTCCGGACAATTTACTCAAGGCCAACACTCTCTACAGCGTCTCTCTGAAAATCCGTTGGTTGGGCCTAAAAAGAAACTTTTCTCAAAGCTTCCGAACGGGCTCTTTACCAAAAGTGGAGAGTGCCTACCCAGGAAAAAATTCTAAAGAGGTTTCTAGCAAAGCTGTCCTCCGCTTTTCAATGGACAAAAAAATCACCAAGGGAGACTTTATTCTTCTGACCAAACCTGAGTTTGACTTTGAGAAAGCTTGGGTGGGCAAGACTCTGGTCGTTTCTCCCAAAACTAAACTCCAACAAGGAACCACCTATCATACAAGCCTTTTCCTCAAAACGAGCCCTGGTAGCTTGGAGCTAATTTCTTTTCAGGATTTCACGACTTTACCTTCCTTAGAAATTACTTCGACTGATCCAAAAAACAACTCTAAAATAGTACCCAAACAAAGCAATCTTAGTTTTGCATTTAACAAGTCCCTAGCTCTTAAAGATTTTGAAAGGCTTTGGAAAATCTCTCCCCCAACCTCAGGTCAGTTCAGTCTAAAAAATTCCAAAACCGTAGTTTTCAACCCGCAAGCAAATCTCAAAACTAACACAAATTACTCGATAACTTTAAATGAGGATCTCAAAGCCGACGACGGGGCTTATTTGGATTCTGATTTTAATTTTAAATTTCATACCGCCGGTCCAGCCAAAGCAATCGGTTTTTCGCCAACGGGGTCAGGTGTCAGCCGTGGCTCTTCGATTTCAGTTACTTTTGATCAAGAGGTTGATCATTCGTCAGCCCAGAACCATTTCTCGCTGAGTCCGGCGACAAGTGGTTCTTTCTCCTGGTACAAAAACACCCTCTCCTTCCATCCCAGTACTAATTTGAAACTTTTCAGTAGTTACAAGGTTGTCATCACCAAGGGAATTAAAAGTGTCGGTGGAGAGAACAGCACTCAAAGCTTTTCTTCTAGCTTCACCACCACTGGTGAAAGAACAAAAACCATCGGCTATTCAGTCCAAGGTAGAGCCATCAACGCAACTTTCTTTGGCTTCGGAAGCAAAAAAATATTGCTTATCGGTAGTATGCATGGAACCGAGGACAACACAGGTACGATGCTCTCACTCTGGACCAACTATTTGCGTTACCATCAAAACCAGATCCCCTCTGACCGGACTTTTATTGTCGTTCCCTTTGCTAATCCCGATGGGGTCTCTGCCAACAGTCGTTTTAACGCTCGGGGTGTGGATTTAAACCGCAACTGGAATGCCGACTGGCAAGCTCAAACTTATTGGAAAGACAAGTCCTACCCGCACGGTGGTGGCTCGGCTCCTTTTTCCGAGCCGGAAAGCAGAGCCCTACGTGATTTAATTCTCTCTGAAGACCCGGTACGGACAATTTCCTATCACTCCGCTGCTTCCGTGGTGGTCGGAGATGGCATTTCTTCTTCCTTCCGCAACTGGTACTCGAGCAAGACTGGTTATGGGACTGGTAGTGGTGGGGTTGAGACTTTTGGCTACGCTATCACCGGAACTATGGAGCAATGGAACCAAAATCGGGGCAATATCACGATCGTGGTGGAATTTGCTACGGTCACTAGTAGTGAGTACTCGACCAATTTTCCCGCTCTGCAAGCTTTGCTGACTTATCCTCTTTAG
- a CDS encoding DEAD/DEAH box helicase family protein, translating to MTLKSYQKTAVDKLLKISNKLLKKDGQRVCVLKAPTGSGKTIMIADFLKQLAAEQLPNSYAFIWVSGNNLHKQSRDKLERYLNPSRYTFSYLEEIQNSEIKENEIVFVNWHSLTKQDRTTGEYTNVFMRDNETDQNLRTFVKNTKENGLQIILIVDESHYHYWSLKSQQLVQEVIGPKLTLEVSATPKLEPSRDEIDHDEAGYVSVRFDDVIAEGMIKSEVIINKEIGKYSEFSNAADEAILSAALEERQELAKLYEERKSDINPLMLIQLPSESESTSSLDKTKLEFVESFLKEKHNITVENGLLGIWLSERKDHVDNISDPDSSVQVLIFKQAIALGWDCPRAQVLVMFREIKSVTFEIQTVGRILRTPEAKHYEEDQLNKAYVYTNLEKLHIAQDKESQSFFQVYPAHRTAKYSKIELPSTYLSRIDYGDLTLSFRKLFLEEANKYFGVSENDMPSGAKKKADVKLDLLPSELKQPVISDTVIQDIDDPESILGPIVNFPVPEDDLKYKFEYFAKARSVPYAPVRSHTKIQQAIYDWFDDYLGYKDSSRIEIQRIVVCSENNQKIFKEIIETAKDRFKEVNKKEKQAKQPEKAVVWDVPALQYFNELYEAIETSNYSQEPCYVQKGRSAPEKEFEDEIKKSKTIDWWYKNGTNKESFFALPYQHPIKDTKQSFYPDFIIHFKDGSTGIYDTKSEATAESTETAAKSDALYAYLKELNSKGFKVKGGIVNVKPSGMFIYEAKKYSTDPNSPGWHRAEI from the coding sequence ATGACACTAAAAAGCTACCAAAAAACTGCCGTGGATAAACTACTAAAGATAAGTAATAAGCTCCTGAAAAAAGATGGCCAAAGAGTTTGCGTCTTAAAAGCACCAACAGGTTCAGGTAAGACTATTATGATCGCTGACTTTTTGAAACAGCTTGCCGCTGAACAGCTGCCCAATTCGTATGCCTTTATTTGGGTGAGTGGTAACAACCTACACAAACAAAGTAGAGATAAGCTCGAAAGATACCTTAATCCAAGCCGCTACACCTTCTCTTACCTCGAAGAGATTCAGAACAGTGAGATAAAAGAAAACGAGATTGTCTTTGTTAACTGGCATAGCTTGACCAAACAAGATAGAACTACAGGTGAATACACCAACGTTTTTATGAGGGACAATGAAACCGATCAAAATCTTCGAACCTTTGTTAAAAACACTAAGGAAAATGGGTTACAAATTATACTGATAGTTGATGAAAGTCACTATCATTACTGGTCACTAAAATCTCAGCAGCTTGTCCAAGAGGTTATTGGCCCTAAATTGACACTAGAGGTTTCTGCTACACCAAAACTAGAACCTTCCAGAGATGAGATTGATCATGATGAAGCGGGGTATGTCTCCGTTCGTTTTGATGACGTAATCGCAGAAGGAATGATTAAAAGCGAAGTGATAATCAACAAAGAGATCGGTAAATACTCGGAATTTTCTAACGCTGCTGATGAAGCGATCCTTTCAGCTGCTTTGGAAGAGCGTCAGGAATTGGCTAAGCTGTACGAAGAAAGAAAGTCTGACATCAATCCTCTGATGTTAATTCAACTTCCGAGTGAAAGTGAATCAACAAGCAGCCTTGATAAAACTAAGCTTGAGTTTGTGGAAAGTTTTCTCAAAGAAAAGCACAATATTACAGTTGAAAATGGTTTGCTTGGAATTTGGTTGTCTGAGAGAAAAGATCATGTAGATAATATCTCTGATCCAGATAGTAGCGTACAAGTTTTGATCTTTAAGCAAGCGATTGCATTAGGATGGGATTGCCCAAGAGCACAAGTACTTGTTATGTTCAGAGAAATAAAGAGTGTTACCTTTGAAATACAGACTGTTGGGCGAATACTTAGAACACCAGAGGCGAAGCACTACGAGGAGGATCAACTAAATAAGGCTTACGTTTACACAAATCTTGAAAAACTACATATTGCCCAAGACAAAGAAAGTCAGTCGTTTTTCCAGGTTTACCCTGCACATAGAACAGCAAAATATTCGAAAATCGAATTACCCTCTACATATCTAAGTCGTATTGACTATGGTGATCTTACTCTGAGTTTTAGAAAACTATTTCTCGAAGAGGCTAATAAGTATTTTGGCGTTTCAGAAAACGACATGCCTAGTGGAGCGAAGAAAAAGGCTGATGTAAAACTCGATCTTCTTCCTAGCGAATTAAAACAACCAGTTATCTCTGATACAGTTATTCAAGATATTGATGATCCTGAAAGTATTCTTGGGCCTATTGTTAACTTCCCTGTTCCTGAGGATGATTTGAAATACAAGTTTGAATACTTTGCTAAAGCCCGTTCTGTTCCTTATGCTCCTGTTCGCTCTCACACAAAAATTCAACAAGCGATTTATGATTGGTTTGACGATTACTTAGGTTACAAAGATTCAAGCAGAATTGAAATCCAGCGTATTGTAGTATGTTCTGAAAATAACCAAAAGATTTTCAAGGAAATAATTGAGACTGCAAAGGATCGCTTCAAGGAAGTTAATAAAAAGGAGAAACAAGCTAAACAGCCTGAAAAAGCAGTTGTTTGGGACGTTCCAGCCCTTCAGTACTTCAATGAGCTTTATGAGGCCATAGAAACCTCTAACTACTCTCAAGAACCATGTTACGTACAGAAAGGCCGATCAGCTCCTGAAAAAGAATTTGAAGATGAAATTAAAAAAAGTAAGACGATTGATTGGTGGTATAAAAACGGCACCAACAAGGAAAGCTTTTTCGCCTTACCTTATCAGCATCCAATCAAGGACACTAAACAAAGTTTCTACCCAGACTTTATCATTCACTTCAAAGATGGTTCTACAGGAATTTATGACACAAAGAGTGAAGCTACAGCGGAAAGTACTGAAACAGCAGCAAAATCAGACGCTTTGTATGCTTATCTAAAAGAACTCAATTCAAAGGGGTTTAAAGTCAAAGGAGGGATCGTTAATGTGAAACCCTCTGGAATGTTTATTTACGAGGCTAAGAAGTATAGTACTGATCCTAATTCCCCTGGTTGGCATAGAGCGGAAATCTAA
- a CDS encoding magnesium transporter, producing the protein MGLVDKIVYADDDTEKVSLLLRLRLPWLLVGLVGGTAASFLVSRFEPILTQNISLAFFLPLIVYMSDAVGTQTENIFVRNLGKGEARFFTYLIKEFFIGVGLGLIFAVLIGLVTHFWIGSMEITTTVSLAMFLTVSVAPIIALIVPELITKEHRDPALGSGPFTTIVQNIVSIIIYFLVASWVFFS; encoded by the coding sequence ATGGGTCTGGTAGACAAAATAGTTTACGCTGATGACGATACCGAAAAAGTAAGCCTACTGTTGCGCCTCCGTCTTCCCTGGCTGCTTGTGGGTCTGGTCGGCGGAACAGCTGCCTCCTTTCTCGTTTCCCGTTTTGAACCAATCTTGACCCAAAATATTTCCCTCGCCTTCTTTCTGCCCTTGATAGTTTATATGAGCGATGCAGTCGGGACGCAGACGGAGAACATTTTCGTGCGCAATTTGGGTAAAGGGGAAGCAAGATTCTTTACTTATCTGATCAAAGAATTTTTTATTGGCGTCGGTTTGGGCTTGATCTTTGCAGTTTTGATCGGACTGGTGACGCACTTTTGGATTGGTTCGATGGAAATAACCACGACAGTGTCACTGGCTATGTTTCTCACTGTCTCTGTCGCGCCCATTATCGCCTTGATCGTTCCGGAGTTGATCACCAAAGAACACCGTGACCCAGCTTTGGGATCAGGGCCGTTTACTACTATTGTTCAAAACATTGTCAGTATCATCATTTATTTTCTCGTTGCTTCTTGGGTTTTTTTCTCTTAG
- a CDS encoding cold shock domain-containing protein: MMNGTIKTKTDKGYGFIARDGEEKDLFFHSNDLSGVSFDELQPGAAVSFDVVDGDKGPSAKNVKPA; the protein is encoded by the coding sequence ATTATGAACGGAACAATTAAAACAAAAACTGATAAGGGCTATGGATTTATTGCCCGTGACGGAGAAGAAAAAGATCTTTTCTTTCACTCAAATGATTTGAGTGGGGTTAGTTTTGACGAGCTTCAACCCGGAGCTGCGGTCAGCTTCGATGTCGTCGACGGTGATAAAGGTCCAAGCGCGAAAAACGTAAAACCTGCCTAA
- a CDS encoding ferredoxin codes for MKIKIDRNLCIGAGSCSVIAPNTFELDDELKAVVKNPEGDPRDTIIDAAKSCPVLAILLEEDDGTQIYP; via the coding sequence ATGAAAATTAAAATAGACAGAAATCTCTGTATCGGTGCTGGTTCTTGTAGCGTTATCGCACCCAATACCTTTGAACTTGATGACGAACTCAAGGCAGTCGTCAAAAACCCAGAGGGAGATCCTCGCGATACGATCATTGACGCAGCCAAATCCTGTCCTGTACTTGCTATTCTTCTGGAAGAAGACGATGGGACTCAGATTTACCCATAA
- a CDS encoding site-specific DNA-methyltransferase has translation MASTLEDKSKEELIGIIKHLKKRKKFGLVWEEKPEDVVEQCKKELPVLEEVKDKTIAEDSNGPTNLLIEGDNYHSLSVLNYTHAGKIDVIYIDPPYNTGARDWKYNNHFVDSNDTYRHSKWVAMMHKRLILAKNLLKQDGVLIVTIDDNEFSSLGLLLDEIFPNKVRTTVVIKYNPAGTARSGFSRCHEYAIYLLNPGQEINKKPAPPDIRSRNLRRNGNNSDRSDSPTMFYPIYVDKTTLKVIGVGEAPGNDFHPEKQTFEHNDRYEVWPLDENNKEKNWYYSRKRVEDKGSEELVGRVVKEKVHLYFSTSNNSEQKYQTVWTGSEYDAGAYGSSLVKEIIDTKFPFPKSLYAVRDCIKSVIKSKEAIVLDFFAGSGTTGHATMLLNKEDGGNRQFILCTNNENGIAEEITYPRIKNTISGYSNIEGIPANLRYFKTSFVSKSKVSDDTRRELVKRSSEMICVRENTFEETVDTSSFKIYKDSEHLTGILFDLNSIDDFKKTVREQKLPANIYVFSLTNDTYDEDFEDLGIDHNLCPIPESILEVYRKVFRRK, from the coding sequence ATGGCATCAACTTTAGAGGATAAAAGTAAAGAAGAGCTAATAGGTATTATAAAACATCTAAAAAAGCGAAAGAAGTTTGGTTTGGTCTGGGAAGAAAAGCCAGAGGATGTTGTTGAGCAGTGCAAAAAAGAGCTACCAGTCCTTGAAGAAGTTAAAGACAAAACTATCGCTGAGGATTCAAACGGCCCTACAAATCTCCTTATTGAAGGTGATAATTACCATTCTTTATCAGTACTAAACTATACTCACGCTGGGAAAATAGATGTGATTTATATAGACCCGCCTTACAATACAGGTGCACGTGATTGGAAATACAACAACCACTTCGTAGATTCCAATGATACCTACAGACATAGTAAGTGGGTTGCTATGATGCATAAGCGTCTAATACTTGCAAAAAACTTACTTAAACAAGATGGGGTTTTAATTGTCACCATTGATGACAATGAATTTAGTTCCCTCGGCCTTCTTTTAGATGAGATATTTCCCAATAAAGTTAGGACGACAGTTGTTATCAAATATAATCCAGCTGGTACTGCAAGAAGCGGGTTTTCCAGATGTCACGAGTATGCCATATACCTACTAAACCCAGGCCAAGAAATCAACAAAAAACCTGCCCCTCCCGATATTAGAAGTAGAAATTTACGCCGAAATGGTAATAACTCCGACAGATCAGACAGTCCTACTATGTTTTACCCAATATATGTAGATAAGACCACACTTAAAGTCATTGGAGTTGGAGAAGCTCCAGGTAATGATTTTCATCCCGAAAAACAGACATTTGAGCACAACGATCGTTATGAAGTTTGGCCACTAGATGAAAATAACAAGGAAAAAAACTGGTATTACAGTAGGAAAAGAGTGGAGGACAAAGGTAGTGAAGAATTAGTTGGTCGAGTTGTAAAGGAGAAAGTCCATCTTTATTTTTCTACTAGTAATAACTCTGAACAAAAATACCAAACAGTTTGGACGGGAAGCGAATATGACGCTGGGGCTTATGGAAGCAGCTTGGTTAAAGAAATAATTGATACAAAATTTCCTTTTCCCAAATCCCTATATGCCGTACGAGATTGCATAAAATCAGTAATTAAGTCTAAAGAAGCTATAGTTTTAGATTTTTTTGCAGGGTCGGGAACAACAGGACACGCGACTATGCTTCTTAATAAGGAAGATGGCGGTAACCGCCAGTTTATTTTATGCACTAATAATGAAAACGGGATAGCCGAGGAGATCACATATCCAAGAATAAAGAACACAATTTCAGGTTATTCTAACATAGAAGGTATTCCCGCTAATTTACGTTATTTCAAAACCTCTTTTGTATCCAAATCTAAAGTTTCTGACGACACTCGTAGAGAATTAGTTAAGCGTAGTTCTGAAATGATTTGTGTGAGAGAAAATACATTTGAGGAGACTGTAGATACATCAAGTTTCAAGATCTACAAAGATTCCGAACATTTAACGGGCATTCTCTTTGATTTAAACTCTATAGATGACTTCAAAAAAACTGTAAGAGAGCAAAAGTTACCTGCTAATATATACGTGTTTTCACTTACTAACGATACGTATGACGAGGATTTTGAAGATTTAGGAATTGATCACAATCTCTGCCCGATACCAGAAAGCATACTTGAAGTTTATAGAAAAGTATTTAGGAGAAAATAA